The genomic DNA GGTCAGACCCTAGTGTACGAACGGTCAGGGTGAAAGCAAATAAACGGGCCAGAAACGACGAAGGGACCCGAAAGGGTCCCTTCTGATTTGGAGCGGGAAACGAGATTCGAACTCGCGACCCCGACCTTGGCAAGGTCGTGCTCTACCAACTGAGCTATTCCCGCTTAACTTTTTGCCAGCTAACTACCAGCGAATTAGTGGCGTCCCCTAGGGGAGTCGAACCCCTGTTACCGCCGTGAAAGGGCGGTGTCCTGGGCCACTAGACGAAGGGGACCCGGGCTTGACGTGGCACGTCAAAGCGGCGCGTAGAATAGGTATCTGATCGGCCAGCGTCAAGGAAAAATTTTGTCCCGGTCCGTCATTGACCCGAAAAACCTGTGCTGCTCTGATATTGGCGCGCTATAGCGGCGAAAATTTCGCCACAACGTTGAAAAAACAACCATTTACCGGGAGAGAAGCATGACCATCAAACTGTACGGAGCCGCCCTGTCGCCCTTCGTTCGCAAGACCCGCGTGGTCCTGGCACTGAAAGGTGTGGACTACGAAGCCGTACATATCGACCCCAACAACCCGCCGGAAGGCTATGAAAAAATCAGCCCCATGAAACGCATTCCGGCCCTGGAAGTGGATGGCCAGTACCTGGCGGATTCCGCCGCCATCTGCGCCTACCTGGAAAAGGTCTACCCGGAACCGGCCCTCTACCCCACCGACCCCCTGGAACTGGGGCGGGTCATCTGGTTCCAGCGTTACGTGGACTATGACCTGGCCATGCGCTGCACCTTTGCAGTATTCCGCAACCGGGTGGTCATGCGCCTGATTGGCAAAGAATGCGACGAGGAGAAGGTGCAGCACGCCCTGGCAAACACCATCCCGCCCCTGTTCGCCTACCTGGACAAGGAACTGGAAGGCCGGGAATTCCTGGTCGGCGACAGCATGACCGTGGCCGACATCGGCCTGGCCAGCCAGCTGGTCAACTTCAAACACGGCGGAGAAATCGTCGACCCGGCCAAATACCCCAACCTGGCCGCCCACACCGAGCGCATGCACGCCCTGGAGCCCTTTGCCAAGACCATCGAGAAGGAGTCCGGGTTTATTCAGAAGGTGATGGGGTGAGTGAGGCAGTGAATAGTTAACAGTGAACAGTTAATAGCGACGCGCTCAAGCCTGTCGCCATTAACAATCAATGAGGCCGCGCCCATACCATGGACGCGGCCTCTTACATTCCAGATCACACCCACCCAACCACGCGCGCTGTTAACTGTTCACTATTCACTGTTAACTGTTAACTGCCTTTGTCTCCACCTTTACCAACGCCGCCCGCCCATTCGGCGCCACCTTCACCACCGCCACAGCGCCATCGCGTAGCTCTCGTTCCAACCGCAGCGCCTTTTCCTTCGGCGCAAACAGCGCCTCAATGCCGTAGGTTACCCGGCTGGCACCGCCCCAGGGTGAGCCGGTGACTCGGCCGCGCAGGTAGATGCCCTGCTCCGGGGGCTGGTGGGCCGGGGTCTGTCCGCGCCACACATCCCCGTCCTGTTGCAGGGGCAGGTAGACCACATCGCCGGGGCGGAAACCGGCGGTGGGCAGTGTGCTGAAGTCGTAGCCCAGGCGGGCATAGTTGCCGCGGAACAGATCCCGCGGGTCCACCGGGCGGGTTTCCAGGCGAATTTCCTTACCCAGCCATAACGGGTAGAAACCATTGACGAATACCCCGGCGAGAATCGCCACCTGCAAGGTAAGCGCGGCCAGCAAGGCCAGCCCCAGAGTGCGCTGCTTCATGCCTGTGCCTCCCCGGTGTCCTGCGCCGCAAGACGCTGCTGACGACGCCAGTAGCGCGCCGCCCCGTAGAGCACTGCCGCTGCCACCAGGAACATGGCCGCCGCGCCCAGATAATCGCCAAACAGATCCAGATAGCGCATCACCGCCAGCGCCAGTACAAGAGCAATGCCGCTATAGAAGAACTGGCTAAGGCCTCGCCGCAAGCCCTCCTGAATCAGCACAATGGCCGAAAGCAACGCCAGCAGGTTCACTGCCACCGCAAACAGCATGGCATCGTCCCGGCCCAGCAGGCCATGAATGCCCAGCATGGCGAACGGCAGCAGCATCACCAGCAAGCGCCCGCCGGTCTGCCCCAGGCGCCGGAACACCAACAGTGATGATGCCAGCAAGGCGGCCAGCAGCCCCAGCCACAATCCCGGGTCCGTCAGTCCCGCCTGTTCGTGCAGGTAGCCTTCGGCGAATTCACTGAAGGTGAATGGCAGCAGCAACAGCAGATAGCCGCGCAGGGTCCACAGGCCGATCAGACTGCCCGCCCGCTGCCAGTGCAGCCCGCTCCGACTGCCCAGCCAGCACACCAGCGCATAGAGCAGCGCCAGCAAGCCCAGATTCAGGGTCAGGTGCCCGGCCTCGAAGTCCGGCCCGCGCGGGTAGCCATAGGCCCAGCCCAGCAACAGGTTCAGCCAGCTCACCCCCACCGCCGCCAGCACCAGCATCAGGCCGGCGGACCGGGCCTGCACCGCCACGGTCAGACCCACCGCCATAAACAAGGCCATGGCCCAGGGCGGCGAAAACTGCCCTTCAGCAAACAGCCAGAGCATGGCCACCGCCAGCATCAGCAAGGCGATCACCCGGCTGCGCACCAGCCAGGCCATGGGCGCTACGCCCAGTGCCCAGTAAAACAGGCCATCCGGAAAATGTTCGCCCAGGTGGTAGATCTGCGCGATCAGCATGATCGAGGCGCCATAGCTGATGCCGCCGAGAAACAGCCAGCCGATACCCTCTCGCCGTTGCAGGTATTGATAGATGCCCACCCCGTTCAGCGCCACAGTGGTGGCAATCAGTCCCAGCATCCGCACCGCCCGGGGAATCGTCTCCCAGTTGGCTGACACCAGCAGCAGGATGGCCATGCCGACAAATAACAAGGCCACGGTAACCAGTACCTTGTAGGCCAGTGAGCTGTCCGAATCGTCGTCCAGACGGGTGCCGTAGCGAGCCAGAATCCGGTTGCCCTGGTCTTCACTGATATCGCCGTCATCCACCCACTGGCGGCATTCGCTGCGCAGCTCGCGACGCAATAACCCGAGAAGTTGCATGCAGAGTCCCTTGTGCTTTTCTTCGATCAGACCTGACAAGGTCGCGAAAGGCAACGGCGGGGTGTTACGGAAAATGAGACAAGGCGTTTAATAGAACGCTTTCTTGTTGGGAAACGTAGCCAGGCTCTCCTCCGGTGCTACCTCAACCCTATTCGCCATGCGAGCATGGCTCCAACGGGGAGAGGTTGGCACCGGTGGGGGGAATCGCGCCGCCAGCGACGCTCCTACGAAAAGGGTGATATCACACCGGCAGGCCGATGCGCTTGGCTTCCATGCGACGCAGGAACTCCAGCATCACCTGCCGATAAAGGTCCTCGCCCAGCCAGGCGTCTTCCACCCCGGCATCAATGTTCGGGTTGTCGTTCACCTCGATCACGACCACCTGATCGCCGGACTGTTTCAGGTCTACACCATACAGACCATTGCCCATCAGCTTTGCGGCCTTGAGCGCGGCTTTCAGCACCTTGGGCGGCACTTCCTGTACCGGCAGGGTACGGCTGTTGCCGGATTCGGTCTTGCCGCCGCTCTGGTGGTGATAGATCTGCCAGTGCCCCTTGCTCATGAAGTACTGACAGGCAAACAGGGGCCGGTTGTTGAGCACGCCGATGCGCCAGTCGTAATCCGTGTACATGAAGGCCTGGGCCAGCACCACCGACGACTGCTTCAGATAATCACGCAGGCTGGCGGCCAGCTCTTCACGGGTCTTCACCTTGCTGATACCACGGGAAAAGCTGCCGTCGGGAATCTTCAGCACCATGGGCAGTTTGAGTTCCTCGATCAGCCGATCGATCTGCTCGTCGTCATCGCTGAACACAAAGGCCGTGGGCGGCACCGGCACTCCATTGGCCTGCATCAGCTCCGCCAGATAGATCTTGTTGGTGCAGCGCAGGATCGAGCCCGGGTCATCCATCACCACCATGCCCTCCTGCTCCGCCTTGCGGGCGAACTGATAGGTATGGTGATCCAGCGCCGTGGTCTCGCGGATAAACAGGCCATCGTACTCCCCCAGACGGGTGTAGGCATCGCGACCAATCTGGTCCACGCGAATACCCAGCTGGCGACCGGCACGGATAAACCGTTTCAGCGCTGCCTTGTCACTGGGCGGCAGCGCCTCTTCCTCATTGACCAACATGGCCAGCTCGTAGCGATCGCTGCGGCGACGGCGCGGATTGCGCCAGACACGGGCATTGAACTGCTCCAGAGACTGGGCAAAGGCATCTTCTTCCGCGCCTTTCAGCTGCTTCAGGGCCAGCGGCTTCAGCGCTTCAATGGTCCACTGCTCACGGCGACGGAATTCCACCTTCAGCAGCGGGCAAGGCAACTGATCGAAAATCTGCCGCCCCAGGTCTGCCAGGCCTTCCTGGGTGGTGTGGCCGAAGTACAGCATCAGCGAGAAGTGATCGCTGCCACTGCCCTTGCGCTTCATGGCCTTGTCCAGCGCCGCCTCGAACTGGCCGAAATGCAGGCCGTAGAGCGCCTTGCGGCTCAGGTCATTCACCGTGCGCACGGACGGCAGCACCCGTTGCCCACGGGCCTCCGCCAGCAGGGAGCAGTAATAGCCCGGGCTCAGGTATTTATAGCTGCGGCACAGGTTGATCACCTGCACTTTCTTGTCAGTACAGACCGGTTGCTGTGCCTGCAGGTACTCCCGGGCAGAGAGCAGATGGCGGGCGGGATAGTAGGCGGCCCAGTCTGCCGGGTCATCGACCAGAATAATTACCTGACTCATGAAAAGCCCTAAATTGCGAGGCGCCGGACATGGCACCGATACCCGCGAATGTAGGGCCAGAGAGGGAGGGGTAGCAAGCGGTTTTATTCAGTGAACAGTGAATAGTGAACAGTTAACAGCGGCACGTGCCAGCACCTTGTTCAGCTGCAAGCAAAGAGGCCGCGTCCATGCCATGGACGCGGCCTCTCATCTTTCAAAGCAAGACCAAAGCTCGCTCGCGAGCTGTTAACTATTCACTATTCACTGTTAACTGTCTTCGCCCCCGGATGACCCGCCTTTTCCAGCGCGTCCTGCACTTCCGGCGGCATGTAGGTTTCATCGTGCTTGGCCAGCACTTCTTCGGCTTCAAAACGGTTGGTGCTGATCAGGGTGCCGTTGGCCACGATGCCCTGCCCTTCGCGGAACAGGTCCGGCAGGATGCCCTGGTAGTGCACGGTAAAGCTGCCCTTACCGTCGGTGAGCACGAACTGCACGTCCAGGGTTTCCTGGTCGCGCACCACACTGCCCTCTTCCACCAGGCCACCCACGCGCATCTGGGTATTCAGCGGTGCCTCACCAGCCATCACCTGCTGGGGAGTAAAGAACAGGTTGATGTTCTGGCGCAGGGCGTAAAACATCAGTCCACAGGCAATAGCCAGGCCCACCAGAATCGAAACCACCAGAATCAGTCGCTGCTTGCGTACCGCGTTCATTGTTCAGAATCTCCCAGAGTGTCACGGCGCTGTTGCCGTGCCAGACGTTGACGCACCTGTCCCTGCCCGCGTATCGCCAACGTCATGTTGGCGACAATCAGAAGCGCGCTGACTCCATAGGCGCTCCAGACATAAAACCCGTGTTTTCCCATGGCCAGGAAATCGGCAAAGCTGTCGAAAGCCATCAGCGATTGCCCTCCTTCACCAGTTTGTTCACCCACTTGCTGCGCCGTTCACGCCACATGACTTCGGTACGCGCGCGCAGCAACACATTCACCGCATACAACAGCCACAGCCCCAGCATGCTCAACAGCAGCGGATACTTCATGGCCGGGTCGATGGTGGATTCACCGAACATCTTCAGGGTCGAACCCTGATGCAGGGTCTGCACCCATTCCACGGAATACTTCACGATCACCACATTGATCACCCCCACCATGGCCAGCAGGCCAGCGGCACGAGCGGCCTGGCGAGGATCACGGATCACCGCCTGCAGGGCAATGACCCCCACATACATGAACAGCAGAATCAGCATGGACGTCATGCGCGCATCCCACTGCCAGTAGGTACCCCAGGTGGGTTTGCCCCACAGGGCACCGGTCACCAGGGAAATCGCCGCCAGCGCCGCACCGAAGGGGGCAATGGCCTTGAGCATCACTTCCGCCATCTTCATGCGCCAGACCACCGCCACCAGGCCGGACACACCCAGGGCCATATAGCCCATCAGTGCACCACTGGAGGCCGGCACATGGATAAAGATGATCCGGTAGCTGTTGCCCTGCTGATAATCGCTAGGAGCGAAGGCCAGCCCCCAGACCAGGCCGGTAACCAGCGTCAGCAAGGCAATGGGCACCAGCCAGGGCAGCACCCGGGAGCTGAAGTTGTAGAAATAGCGCGGTGACCCCAGCATGTGGTACCACCGCTTCAACGTTTGCCAAACCATTAAGGGTGACTCCATTAATAGGTTACTGTCTCTGCGTGGCCTGAAGGGCACAGCTGTTGTGTTTTGTCGCGACGGTCAGGGTGGGCTCCCTTTCCTAGCGACAAAGCGCAGCAGATGTGCACTTCAGGCCTCGCCCTTCGGGGCTTTCAGGCTGGCCCGCACTCGTTGTTGCACTTTCTCGACAGGCAACCAGCATGCCTTCAAAAGTGCGCCTAGATTGCGAACCAGCCTGAAAGCCAGAGGCAGCAACCTATTAGTGGAGGCACCCTCAGTTACCCGAACTGATTTTGAGACCGGCGCTTACCGCCAGCGGTCCCAGACTGATCGTTAATGCCAGCAAGGCACCCAGAATCGCCAGAATCCCATCCACATTGGCGCCGCCGGCCGCCGCACTCACCGCCCCGGCGCCAAAAATCAGCACCGGGATATACAGCGGCAGCACCAGCACGGCGAGCAGGATACCACCCCGGTTGAGTCCCACCGTGAGGGCCGCGCCAATGGCGCCGACAATGGTCAGCGCCGGGGTGCCCAGCAGCAGACTCAGCATCACCGTCCCCAGGGCCTCATCCGGCAATTGCAGCATGTGTCCCAGCAGCGGCGAAATCAGCACCAGCGGCAGACCGGTCAGCAACCAGTGGGCCAGCAATTTTGCCAGCACCGGCACCACCGGCATCACCGGGGCAGTGAGCAGCATGTCCAGCACACCGCTTTCCTGGTCCCGGCGAAACAGGCCGTCCAGGGACAGCATCACCGCCAACAGGGCCGCCACCCAGAGCACTCCCGGTGCCACGGTAGCCAGCAATTCCGGTTTCGGAGAGATTGCCAGCGGAAACAGGCTGATCACCATGACGAAGAAAAACAGCGGATTGATGATCTCCGCCGGGCTACGCCACAGCACCAGCAATTCCCGTCCCAGCGCCGCACAGAAGGCATTCATGACAGCACCTCGGCACGGCCATTTTCCAGATGCAGACGCTGCACACCCTCGCCGACCCGGTGGTGGGAGGTATAAATCACCAGGGAGCCGGCCTCGGCGGCCTGCTGCATCTGCGCATCCAGTTGCGCTACCCCGTCCTGGTCGATGGCGGTGTAGGGCTCGTCCAGCACCCACACCGCTTTGCGCTCCAGCCACAACCGTGCCAGGGCAACCCGCCGTTTCTGCCCGGCGGACAGATGCGCCGCCGGCACATCCTCAAAGCCCCGCAACCCTACCGCCGCCAGGGCCGCCATGGGGTCGCCGGCCTGATGATTGAGGGCGCAGGCGTAGCGCAGGTTTTCCAGCGGATTGAGCTCTTCGCGGACACCGGGCTGATGCCCCAGATACAGCAGGTCCTGCTGCCATTGGGGCTGCCACCAACGGCGCTCGCCCTCAAAGAAACCATGCAGCCCCACCAGAATCCGCAACAGGGTGGTTTTGCCGGCGCCGTTGGCACCGGTAATCTGCCAGATTTCCCCGGCGCGGGCGGTCAGGCTCAGGCCACTGAACAGCATGCGATCGTCACGCTCGCAGCCCAGTTGCACAAGCTCCAGTCTGGTGGATGAATCGGACAAAATTGCCTCCATGAAACAGCGCGGCAGTATAGCATGCCCATTCATGTCAGGCTTGATTCAGGCTAGCCTGTCACTCTACCCAATAAGAGGAAGTCTCCATGCGCCTGATACCGGGATTTTTTGCCCTGCTGCTCGCCGGTCTGCTCAGCGCCTGCGGCGCAGACAAGCCCCTGGCCACCGTCAACCAGGTGGATCTGGAACGCTACAGCGGCACCTGGTACGAGATCGCCCGGCTGCCCCAATGGTTCCAGCGCGGCTGCTACAACTCCACTGCCAGCTACTCCCTCAATGAGGACGGCACCGTACGCGTAGTCAACCGTTGCCAACGAGAGGGCAAGGAACCCAGCGAGGCGCAAGGCACCGCCCGGGTGGTCCCCGGCTCCGACAACGCCAAGCTCAAGGTGCGTTTCGACAGCTGGATCTCCCGGCTGCTGCCCACCATCACTGAGGGCAATTACTGGATCATTGCCCTGGACCAGGACTACCAGACCGTGGTGATCGGTGAACCGAGCCGCAAATACCTGTGGATTCTGGCACGCACCCCGGAGCTGCCGGATGATCAATATCAAGCTTTGGTGCAGCTGGCCGAGAACAAGGGCTTTCCGGTGGACGAACTGCAACGCAACCGTGACCTGCAACCGGAACAATGATCCATGGAACACCACGTCTATTTTGCGGTTTTCGGCTTTGACCATGATCCCCGCCAACTGGACCTGCTGCTGGGACAAAGTGCCGACGACTATTGGCAAGAAGGGGAAAGCTTCAGCGAGGTTTTCCCCGACGCCCGCCGCCGGGAAAACCGCTGGATCCTGTCCAGCCAGCTGGACCACACCGCCAGCCACCGGGACCATTTCGAGAAACTGCTCTACAAACTCAAGCGCCTGGCTCCGCAACTGCAAGCCCTGGAACCGGACTACCGTTTCGGCATCGGCGTGTCACACTACTTCGTGATGGACGACCCGGCGTTCTACCTGCCCGCCGACATTCTCGACGGCTATGAAACGCTGGGCTTTGCCATCACCTTCGATCAACTGGGGCTGGACGGTATCCATGGCACAGGAAATTGAACGCAAGTTTTTGATCCAGGACGCAAGCATCGTGGATTCACTGGTCGGCGAGCGGCTGACTCAGGGCTATCTGAGCCACGACAAGAACGCCACCGTCCGGGTGCGTATCGCCGGCCATCAGGGCTGGCTCACCATCAAGGGTAAAACCGTGGGCGCCACCCGTAGTGAATTCGAATACCCGGTACCAGAGGAAGATGCCCGGCAAATGCTCGATGAACTGTGCAACGCCGGCGTCATCGACAAGACCCGCTACCGCCTGCCCCAGGGCGAGCTGTGCTGGGAAATTGATGTATTCCACGGCGACAACGATGGCCTGATCGTTGCTGAAATCGAACTGCCCAGCGAAGACACCCCCTTCGATAAACCTGACTGGCTTGGCCAGGAAGTCACCGGCGATGCCCGCTATTACAACAGTGCTTTGAGCAGCACTCCCTTCAGCCAGTGGGCCGATGACTGAGCACCGCTTTACCCTCTGGCGCCAGGACGATAACGGCATCAAGGCCAGAGTCGCTGACTACCCGAACCGTCAGGCGGCAGAGCAAGCCCGTAAGCATTATGAAGCCCTGGGGCACAAACAGCTTTATTGGGTGGAAGACAATCGCCGCGCCGACACGATATAGACTGTAGTCATCACGACGTGGTCATAATGTCCCGACAGACTCAGGAGGAGGACGGAGGGAACCATGGAAGAGAGCGTGCTGCTGAAACGGCTATGCCAGCAGGCCATCCACATTAATGAACAGGCGCTGATGGATCTGCAGCACCAGCCTTTGCCCGCCAATGCTGTGCACAACTGTCGAGTGGCGGTGAAACGGCTGCGAGCCCAGTGGCAACTGCTACGGCCCTGGCTAAGCCGCGACGATCATCGCGCCTTTGATCACAGCATCCGCAGTGCCGCCCGGCTGCTGGCGGGCACCCGGGACAACCACGTCATGGCCGCCACGCTGCAGCAACTGGCCAGCAAGGCCGACAAACCCCAACGCCACTCCCTGAGCCGGGTGACCACTACCCTGTTCAGCGACCCGGACCCGCCATCGGAAACCGCCCACCACCAGGAAGCCATCACCGCCTTCGCCCTGGACCAGCAGCGCTGGCAGTCACTGGCCCTGAGCATCAGCGACCATGAGTTGCTGGTGACCGGCCTGGCACGCACCTACAAGCAGTGCCGCAAT from Alcanivorax sp. includes the following:
- a CDS encoding glutathione S-transferase family protein codes for the protein MTIKLYGAALSPFVRKTRVVLALKGVDYEAVHIDPNNPPEGYEKISPMKRIPALEVDGQYLADSAAICAYLEKVYPEPALYPTDPLELGRVIWFQRYVDYDLAMRCTFAVFRNRVVMRLIGKECDEEKVQHALANTIPPLFAYLDKELEGREFLVGDSMTVADIGLASQLVNFKHGGEIVDPAKYPNLAAHTERMHALEPFAKTIEKESGFIQKVMG
- a CDS encoding GDYXXLXY domain-containing protein; protein product: MKQRTLGLALLAALTLQVAILAGVFVNGFYPLWLGKEIRLETRPVDPRDLFRGNYARLGYDFSTLPTAGFRPGDVVYLPLQQDGDVWRGQTPAHQPPEQGIYLRGRVTGSPWGGASRVTYGIEALFAPKEKALRLERELRDGAVAVVKVAPNGRAALVKVETKAVNS
- a CDS encoding DUF2157 domain-containing protein, with protein sequence MQLLGLLRRELRSECRQWVDDGDISEDQGNRILARYGTRLDDDSDSSLAYKVLVTVALLFVGMAILLLVSANWETIPRAVRMLGLIATTVALNGVGIYQYLQRREGIGWLFLGGISYGASIMLIAQIYHLGEHFPDGLFYWALGVAPMAWLVRSRVIALLMLAVAMLWLFAEGQFSPPWAMALFMAVGLTVAVQARSAGLMLVLAAVGVSWLNLLLGWAYGYPRGPDFEAGHLTLNLGLLALLYALVCWLGSRSGLHWQRAGSLIGLWTLRGYLLLLLPFTFSEFAEGYLHEQAGLTDPGLWLGLLAALLASSLLVFRRLGQTGGRLLVMLLPFAMLGIHGLLGRDDAMLFAVAVNLLALLSAIVLIQEGLRRGLSQFFYSGIALVLALAVMRYLDLFGDYLGAAAMFLVAAAVLYGAARYWRRQQRLAAQDTGEAQA
- a CDS encoding RimK family protein gives rise to the protein MSQVIILVDDPADWAAYYPARHLLSAREYLQAQQPVCTDKKVQVINLCRSYKYLSPGYYCSLLAEARGQRVLPSVRTVNDLSRKALYGLHFGQFEAALDKAMKRKGSGSDHFSLMLYFGHTTQEGLADLGRQIFDQLPCPLLKVEFRRREQWTIEALKPLALKQLKGAEEDAFAQSLEQFNARVWRNPRRRRSDRYELAMLVNEEEALPPSDKAALKRFIRAGRQLGIRVDQIGRDAYTRLGEYDGLFIRETTALDHHTYQFARKAEQEGMVVMDDPGSILRCTNKIYLAELMQANGVPVPPTAFVFSDDDEQIDRLIEELKLPMVLKIPDGSFSRGISKVKTREELAASLRDYLKQSSVVLAQAFMYTDYDWRIGVLNNRPLFACQYFMSKGHWQIYHHQSGGKTESGNSRTLPVQEVPPKVLKAALKAAKLMGNGLYGVDLKQSGDQVVVIEVNDNPNIDAGVEDAWLGEDLYRQVMLEFLRRMEAKRIGLPV
- the ccmE gene encoding cytochrome c maturation protein CcmE, with the translated sequence MNAVRKQRLILVVSILVGLAIACGLMFYALRQNINLFFTPQQVMAGEAPLNTQMRVGGLVEEGSVVRDQETLDVQFVLTDGKGSFTVHYQGILPDLFREGQGIVANGTLISTNRFEAEEVLAKHDETYMPPEVQDALEKAGHPGAKTVNSE
- the ccmD gene encoding heme exporter protein CcmD; the encoded protein is MAFDSFADFLAMGKHGFYVWSAYGVSALLIVANMTLAIRGQGQVRQRLARQQRRDTLGDSEQ
- the ccmC gene encoding heme ABC transporter permease CcmC: MVWQTLKRWYHMLGSPRYFYNFSSRVLPWLVPIALLTLVTGLVWGLAFAPSDYQQGNSYRIIFIHVPASSGALMGYMALGVSGLVAVVWRMKMAEVMLKAIAPFGAALAAISLVTGALWGKPTWGTYWQWDARMTSMLILLFMYVGVIALQAVIRDPRQAARAAGLLAMVGVINVVIVKYSVEWVQTLHQGSTLKMFGESTIDPAMKYPLLLSMLGLWLLYAVNVLLRARTEVMWRERRSKWVNKLVKEGNR
- the ccmB gene encoding heme exporter protein CcmB codes for the protein MNAFCAALGRELLVLWRSPAEIINPLFFFVMVISLFPLAISPKPELLATVAPGVLWVAALLAVMLSLDGLFRRDQESGVLDMLLTAPVMPVVPVLAKLLAHWLLTGLPLVLISPLLGHMLQLPDEALGTVMLSLLLGTPALTIVGAIGAALTVGLNRGGILLAVLVLPLYIPVLIFGAGAVSAAAGGANVDGILAILGALLALTISLGPLAVSAGLKISSGN
- the ccmA gene encoding cytochrome c biogenesis heme-transporting ATPase CcmA produces the protein MSDSSTRLELVQLGCERDDRMLFSGLSLTARAGEIWQITGANGAGKTTLLRILVGLHGFFEGERRWWQPQWQQDLLYLGHQPGVREELNPLENLRYACALNHQAGDPMAALAAVGLRGFEDVPAAHLSAGQKRRVALARLWLERKAVWVLDEPYTAIDQDGVAQLDAQMQQAAEAGSLVIYTSHHRVGEGVQRLHLENGRAEVLS
- a CDS encoding lipocalin family protein — translated: MRLIPGFFALLLAGLLSACGADKPLATVNQVDLERYSGTWYEIARLPQWFQRGCYNSTASYSLNEDGTVRVVNRCQREGKEPSEAQGTARVVPGSDNAKLKVRFDSWISRLLPTITEGNYWIIALDQDYQTVVIGEPSRKYLWILARTPELPDDQYQALVQLAENKGFPVDELQRNRDLQPEQ
- a CDS encoding DUF4279 domain-containing protein: MEHHVYFAVFGFDHDPRQLDLLLGQSADDYWQEGESFSEVFPDARRRENRWILSSQLDHTASHRDHFEKLLYKLKRLAPQLQALEPDYRFGIGVSHYFVMDDPAFYLPADILDGYETLGFAITFDQLGLDGIHGTGN
- a CDS encoding CYTH domain-containing protein, translating into MAQEIERKFLIQDASIVDSLVGERLTQGYLSHDKNATVRVRIAGHQGWLTIKGKTVGATRSEFEYPVPEEDARQMLDELCNAGVIDKTRYRLPQGELCWEIDVFHGDNDGLIVAEIELPSEDTPFDKPDWLGQEVTGDARYYNSALSSTPFSQWADD
- a CDS encoding CHAD domain-containing protein, translating into MEESVLLKRLCQQAIHINEQALMDLQHQPLPANAVHNCRVAVKRLRAQWQLLRPWLSRDDHRAFDHSIRSAARLLAGTRDNHVMAATLQQLASKADKPQRHSLSRVTTTLFSDPDPPSETAHHQEAITAFALDQQRWQSLALSISDHELLVTGLARTYKQCRNRTIKAQVGNDPQPWHDLRKWVKYLLYQQQALADQNIHTPCHEADLERLGKKLGKLHDLHMLREHVLAHSHAIEKKKDLTHTLDAIHGREKRLLKKCQPDSQHLFQAPTKKWIARVSAT